The window CGAGCCGGGCAAGCTGGCCGCGCTCGTCGCGGTGCCGCTGGGCGACGCGGACGTTGCCGACCCGCATTGGCTGATCTACGAGTCGGATCAACCCGCCGCGCCGGCGGCGGCCTGATCGTGCTATGCCGGCTGAGTAGGATGGGACCAGCGAGCTTGCGAGCGCCGGCCCACCGATTTGAGGCGTCAGGTGTCAGGACAGGCAATCTGATGCATAACGATGCTGGGCCGGCGCTCGCAAGCTCGCCAGTCCCACCCTACCTATTGCCACCGTCCCGACCGGCGGCCACAGGCTCGCGATCGGCCTCAGCAGCCGGCGGACCGCTCGCCTTGGCCGCGGTGCTTTCGAAAAACGTCACGGAGGCATCGCCGGGAGCATCGGCCGCTAGGCGAAACGTGACCTATTCGGTTAAGTTGACGGAACCGGAAACCACCCTGCCGACCCGACCCCCGGAGACACCAATGCCCGAAACCAGCTTGCAACTCGACGGCGTGCAGGTGCCGCGGTTCCTCTACGGCACCGCCTGGAAAGAAGACGAGACGCGGCGGCTGGCCGAGCTGGCCCTGCGACAGGGGTTCCGCGGCATCGACACGGCCAACCAGCGCCGCCATTACCACGAGGCCGCTGTGGGCGAGGCCGTCGCCGCCTCCCTCGCCGCGGGCCTGATGACGCGCGACGAACTTTTTCTGCAAACCAAATTCACGTTTCAAGCCGGGCAGGACCATCGGCTGCCTTACGATCCGGGGGCGCCGATCGCGGAACAGGTCGAGCAGTCGCTGGCCAGTTCGCGGGCCCACTTCGGCGTGGCGACGATCGATTCCTACCTCTTGCACGGTCCGACGCAGCGCGACGGGCTGGTCGCCGCCGACTGGGAAGCGTGGCGCGCGATGGAAGCCGCGCACGACGCCGGCCGAGTTCGCCTGCTCGGCATCAGCAATGTGTTGCCGGAGCAGCTTGAGCAGCTTTGCCGACAGGCGCGCGTGCGGCCGCGTTTCGTGCAAAACCGCTGTTTCGCCGTGCTTGGCTGGGACCGCGACATCCGGGGAATCTGCGCCGCCAACGGCATCGTATACCAAGGCTTCTCGCTCTTGACCGCCAACCGCGACGTGCTGGCGCATCCCGCGCTGCTGCAAATCGCCAAGCGTCACGGCCGCACGACCAGCCAGATCGTGTTTCGCTTCGCGCTCGACGTCGGCATGCTGCCCCTGACCGGGACGAGCAGCGCAGAGCACATGCGCCAGGACCTGGCGGTTTTCGACTTCCAGCTCGACGCCGACGAGCTGGCCCGCATCGAGAACCTGGCCGCGCCGTAGCCCGCGCCGCCGCACACCCCCACCATTGGCCAACTGACGGATGGCGACCGAACCAACCGCTGAAGCTGAACGGGGCCGCCATCCTGATGCAGTTCGTTTTAACTGCCGGGTCGCATTACGTGCGGCTGATGTCAGTCGAAAAGCCGCGCGCCCGTGCCTTTTATGAATCCGAAGCGGTGCATTACTCGATGGGGCATATGCCCGCCAAGG of the Pirellulales bacterium genome contains:
- a CDS encoding aldo/keto reductase, whose amino-acid sequence is MPETSLQLDGVQVPRFLYGTAWKEDETRRLAELALRQGFRGIDTANQRRHYHEAAVGEAVAASLAAGLMTRDELFLQTKFTFQAGQDHRLPYDPGAPIAEQVEQSLASSRAHFGVATIDSYLLHGPTQRDGLVAADWEAWRAMEAAHDAGRVRLLGISNVLPEQLEQLCRQARVRPRFVQNRCFAVLGWDRDIRGICAANGIVYQGFSLLTANRDVLAHPALLQIAKRHGRTTSQIVFRFALDVGMLPLTGTSSAEHMRQDLAVFDFQLDADELARIENLAAP